In Chloracidobacterium sp., the following proteins share a genomic window:
- a CDS encoding phosphotransferase: protein MVTSANDRLRAYLQRKGKEFDVAPLTADASTREYFRIDWGEATAIACVYPEPADQAGQTYLDVSRLFLSVHLPVAEILDFDSDLGVVVQEDLGDTNLRDCLLSLEPAEQERLLNEAMSLIVMIQAATPTAFDTGSVASRLRFDKEKLGWELDYFKEHYFATYLKRPLSPTEDARLSAEFDELADEVATFASVLCHRDYHAANLMIDRAGKMRIIDHQDARIGSTSYDLDSLLLDRITELPSREWLAEKRKFFLDLRVKLGLPRIDEEEFAYEFRLQTIQRCLKAAGTFAYQSVMRGKTYFVPFIKPMLRMACRSSESLGRFPEIRRIFVPHCE from the coding sequence ATGGTAACTTCGGCCAACGATAGGCTCCGGGCCTATCTCCAACGTAAAGGGAAAGAATTTGATGTTGCCCCTCTAACAGCAGATGCATCAACGCGTGAGTATTTTCGCATTGATTGGGGTGAAGCTACCGCCATAGCGTGTGTCTACCCCGAGCCGGCCGACCAGGCCGGGCAAACCTACCTTGACGTAAGCCGCCTCTTTCTCAGCGTTCACTTGCCAGTGGCGGAGATACTCGACTTCGACAGCGATCTTGGCGTTGTCGTCCAGGAAGACCTCGGTGACACGAACTTACGCGACTGTTTGCTGAGCCTTGAACCGGCTGAGCAAGAGCGGCTGTTGAATGAGGCAATGTCCCTGATAGTAATGATACAGGCGGCAACGCCGACGGCCTTTGATACGGGTTCAGTAGCCTCGCGGCTGCGTTTTGACAAGGAGAAGCTTGGGTGGGAATTGGACTACTTCAAGGAGCACTACTTTGCGACGTATTTGAAACGACCCCTTTCACCGACAGAGGATGCTCGACTTTCGGCTGAGTTTGACGAGCTTGCGGACGAGGTCGCGACATTCGCGTCCGTTTTGTGTCATCGCGATTACCACGCCGCAAATCTGATGATAGACCGAGCCGGCAAGATGCGGATAATTGACCATCAGGACGCACGGATTGGCTCAACGTCTTATGACCTTGACTCCCTGCTGCTCGACCGCATCACCGAACTGCCTTCGCGTGAGTGGCTTGCCGAGAAACGCAAGTTCTTCCTCGATCTGAGAGTAAAACTTGGGCTTCCTCGTATAGATGAGGAAGAGTTCGCTTACGAATTCCGCTTGCAGACGATCCAGCGATGCCTGAAAGCCGCCGGGACGTTCGCGTATCAGTCAGTGATGCGCGGCAAGACCTATTTCGTGCCGTTCATCAAGCCGATGCTTCGAATGGCGTGCCGTTCGAGCGAAAGCCTTGGACGTTTCCCGGAAATACGGCGTATATTCGTCCCGCACTGTGAATGA
- a CDS encoding NDP-sugar synthase, producing MKAMILAAGFGTRLFPLTIDRTKPAIPFLGKPLVGYVAEYIARFGVKDFVVNLHHQPQSVIDALGDGSEFGVHIDYAIEQPDILGTGGALQNARELLENGTFLIVNGKIITNIDIAAAIQTHKSSGAVATMVLKANHKRERFTIVETEDGQIKRFGPHATPVSEAELRDVEHPISTPLMFTGIHIAEPAIFDLIPAGVPSDTVTDVYIPYIRQGGKIAAHVSDGDWYELSTIPRYLDISLAMMLGGDVHFGRNCRLTGAASLKDSVIWDDVTIGNGASLYRTIVADGVTIAPGEHFENVAIVKADMLRSCREIPQKAMKGYIQGDNYIVPLFD from the coding sequence ATGAAGGCAATGATCCTCGCGGCCGGGTTCGGCACGCGGCTGTTTCCATTGACTATCGACCGGACCAAACCGGCGATACCGTTTCTCGGAAAGCCGCTGGTAGGCTATGTCGCCGAGTACATTGCTCGCTTTGGTGTTAAGGATTTTGTTGTCAATCTGCATCATCAGCCGCAATCGGTGATAGATGCTCTCGGAGACGGGAGCGAATTTGGTGTTCATATCGATTACGCGATCGAACAGCCTGACATTTTAGGCACCGGCGGAGCCCTCCAAAATGCGCGAGAACTGCTTGAAAACGGCACCTTTCTCATCGTCAACGGCAAGATAATCACGAATATCGACATCGCGGCGGCCATCCAAACTCACAAGAGTTCCGGTGCCGTTGCAACAATGGTGCTCAAGGCGAACCACAAACGTGAACGGTTTACTATCGTCGAGACCGAAGACGGCCAGATCAAGCGGTTTGGGCCGCATGCGACGCCTGTGAGCGAGGCCGAGCTGCGAGATGTAGAGCATCCGATCTCGACGCCGCTCATGTTCACGGGTATTCATATCGCGGAACCAGCGATATTCGACCTCATCCCGGCCGGCGTCCCATCGGATACGGTCACGGACGTCTATATTCCATATATTCGCCAAGGTGGTAAGATCGCGGCACATGTTTCGGATGGTGACTGGTACGAACTCTCGACGATTCCGCGCTACCTGGATATCTCGCTCGCGATGATGCTCGGTGGTGATGTCCATTTTGGCAGAAATTGTCGTTTGACGGGAGCAGCCAGCCTTAAGGATTCGGTCATCTGGGATGATGTGACGATCGGCAACGGCGCATCGCTCTACCGCACAATTGTTGCCGACGGCGTAACGATCGCTCCGGGCGAACACTTTGAGAATGTCGCCATCGTTAAGGCTGACATGCTCAGGAGTTGTAGAGAGATACCACAAAAGGCGATGAAAGGGTATATTCAGGGGGACAACTACATTGTGCCCTTATTCGACTAG